One Ruficoccus amylovorans genomic window carries:
- the serA gene encoding phosphoglycerate dehydrogenase — protein MKILVADKISSIGIEYLKQQPGFEVVVAWEVIPDWKASPEQVKQLIGDVEGVAVRSETRISADIIAVAPKLKVVGRAGVGVDNIDIEAATERGIIVMNTPGGNTIATAELTFTHMLCGTRPIAQAAASMKAGRWDRKLYSGCELNGKTLGVCGLGRIGAEVAKRAIAFNMKVLAFDPYLTESRADALGIKKVELDEVLSQSDYITVHMPLTADTKYMIDESAFAKMKDGVRLFNVARGGIIKESALAEAIKSGKVAAAGLDVYESEPLAEDSELRGLDKLVLTPHLGASTKEAQESVGVEIAHQIAEALQGGMVRNAINMPSVDSKSLEVLQPYLTLGQALGSFVQQLAPPNVVKLRITYTGKITSLDTLPLDRAVLRGFMRKISDHVNDVNAPKKLQELGIELETVKSNQEAEYTELVEVQALCADGKTRTASGTLFGKVQNPRIVSIDGHGVEATTSGILLVFKNKDVPGIVGFLGTELGKDNVNIASMSLSRDRGEGWAISVFELDSVPSEKAQADILKHEAILKFRIIEL, from the coding sequence ATGAAAATACTGGTAGCCGACAAAATATCGTCCATCGGGATCGAATACCTGAAACAGCAGCCTGGCTTCGAGGTCGTCGTGGCCTGGGAGGTCATTCCAGACTGGAAGGCGTCCCCCGAACAAGTCAAGCAGCTCATCGGAGACGTCGAAGGCGTCGCCGTGCGCTCCGAAACAAGGATCTCCGCGGACATCATCGCCGTGGCCCCCAAGCTCAAGGTCGTTGGCCGTGCCGGGGTCGGGGTGGACAACATCGACATCGAGGCCGCCACGGAGCGCGGTATCATCGTCATGAACACGCCCGGCGGCAACACTATCGCCACCGCGGAACTGACCTTTACGCACATGCTTTGCGGCACGCGGCCGATTGCGCAGGCCGCCGCCTCCATGAAGGCGGGCCGCTGGGACCGCAAGCTGTACTCCGGTTGCGAGCTTAACGGCAAGACGCTCGGCGTTTGTGGCTTGGGCCGCATCGGGGCCGAAGTGGCCAAGCGCGCCATCGCCTTTAATATGAAGGTGCTGGCTTTCGACCCGTACCTGACCGAGTCCCGCGCCGACGCGTTGGGCATCAAGAAGGTCGAGCTCGACGAGGTGCTGAGCCAGTCGGACTACATCACTGTGCACATGCCGCTGACGGCCGACACCAAGTACATGATCGACGAGTCCGCCTTCGCCAAGATGAAGGACGGCGTGCGCCTCTTCAATGTCGCCCGTGGCGGCATCATCAAGGAGTCGGCGCTGGCCGAGGCCATCAAGAGCGGCAAGGTCGCCGCAGCCGGGCTGGACGTTTACGAGAGCGAACCGCTGGCTGAGGACAGCGAACTGCGCGGCCTCGACAAGCTCGTGCTGACTCCGCACCTGGGCGCCTCCACCAAGGAAGCTCAGGAAAGCGTCGGGGTGGAAATCGCCCACCAGATCGCCGAAGCCCTTCAGGGCGGGATGGTCCGCAACGCCATCAACATGCCCTCGGTGGACTCCAAGAGCCTCGAAGTGCTCCAGCCCTACCTCACGCTGGGGCAGGCTTTGGGCAGCTTTGTGCAGCAGCTTGCTCCGCCCAACGTGGTCAAGCTCCGCATCACCTACACCGGCAAGATCACTTCGCTGGACACACTCCCGCTCGACCGGGCCGTGCTGCGCGGGTTCATGCGTAAGATTTCCGACCACGTTAACGACGTTAACGCCCCGAAGAAGCTTCAGGAACTCGGTATCGAGCTGGAGACGGTCAAGAGCAACCAGGAGGCCGAGTACACCGAACTGGTCGAGGTGCAGGCCCTCTGCGCCGACGGCAAGACCCGGACTGCTTCCGGCACGCTCTTTGGCAAGGTGCAAAATCCGCGCATCGTCAGCATCGACGGACACGGTGTCGAAGCGACCACCAGCGGCATTCTGCTTGTTTTCAAGAACAAGGACGTACCTGGCATCGTGGGCTTCCTCGGCACCGAGCTGGGCAAGGACAA